One window of Cupriavidus oxalaticus genomic DNA carries:
- a CDS encoding tripartite tricarboxylate transporter substrate binding protein: protein MHSIKALGAAIGAAGILLQLAPAQAAESAATWPSRPITIVVTYPPGGGADLMARLIAPGLGRELGQSVVVENRPGAGGQIGAAYVAKAAPDGYTVMVDASSYAVNPSLYARLPYDPAKAFKPVGVLARYPNVLVSTASFPATKVGDVLAMAKQNPGSVAFASSGNGSAQHLAGVLFEQRAGVDLLHVPYKGGGPAMTDVIAGQVPLFFANVASSLQHIKAGKLKPLAVTSHQRTNALPGVPTMQEAGVPGYEVYEWNAAFLPAATPEPIVAKFAEALHKVMHSPETRQRVTELGGEVVAAPPAQAQQFIDGQARLWAKVIKDGNVKPE from the coding sequence ATGCATTCCATCAAGGCGCTGGGCGCGGCCATCGGCGCCGCCGGCATCCTGCTGCAACTTGCGCCGGCGCAGGCCGCCGAGAGCGCCGCCACGTGGCCGTCGCGGCCCATCACGATCGTGGTCACGTATCCGCCGGGCGGCGGCGCCGACCTGATGGCACGGCTGATCGCGCCGGGCCTCGGCCGCGAACTCGGCCAGTCGGTGGTGGTGGAAAACCGCCCCGGCGCCGGCGGCCAGATCGGCGCGGCCTATGTCGCCAAGGCGGCGCCCGACGGCTATACGGTGATGGTCGATGCCTCTTCCTACGCCGTGAATCCCAGCCTCTACGCCAGGCTGCCCTACGACCCGGCCAAGGCGTTCAAGCCCGTCGGCGTGCTGGCGCGCTATCCCAACGTGCTGGTTTCCACTGCCAGCTTCCCGGCCACCAAGGTCGGCGACGTGCTGGCGATGGCGAAGCAGAACCCCGGTTCGGTAGCGTTTGCCTCATCCGGCAATGGCTCGGCGCAGCACCTGGCGGGCGTGCTGTTCGAACAGCGCGCGGGGGTGGACCTGCTGCACGTGCCTTACAAGGGCGGCGGCCCGGCCATGACCGATGTCATCGCCGGGCAGGTGCCGCTGTTCTTCGCCAATGTTGCATCGAGCCTGCAGCACATCAAGGCCGGCAAGCTCAAGCCGCTGGCGGTCACCAGCCACCAGCGCACCAACGCGCTGCCGGGCGTGCCGACGATGCAGGAGGCCGGCGTGCCCGGCTATGAAGTCTATGAGTGGAACGCAGCCTTCCTGCCGGCTGCCACGCCCGAACCGATCGTCGCCAAATTTGCCGAGGCGTTGCACAAGGTGATGCACAGCCCCGAGACGCGGCAGCGCGTGACCGAACTTGGCGGCGAGGTGGTGGCCGCGCCGCCGGCACAGGCGCAGCAATTCATCGACGGCCAGGCCCGGCTGTGGGCCAAGGTGATCAAAGACGGCAACGTCAAGCCTGAATGA
- a CDS encoding GntR family transcriptional regulator, whose amino-acid sequence MADIDLLQKITSAAGLSRYGQIAAQLQARIVSGDWPPGEAIPAEGALAKEFGIALGTIRQAIAVLVQEGLLERVQGRGTFVRKGLTGASPMRFFRFGGADGDAKVPRSEILSCRAVRLDKAMAERFELPSGARGLAITRRRWLDDKPRLLESIWLPLPRCEALQQLPVWEWGDLLYPLLGSQCGITVHRAVDEVTFRTLAHDEAELLELPDAHPCAVVTRHAFDLRGTCIEYRLTRGDAFAFRYTADIR is encoded by the coding sequence ATGGCGGACATTGACCTGCTTCAGAAAATCACCAGCGCGGCCGGCCTGAGCCGGTATGGCCAGATCGCCGCACAGCTCCAGGCGCGCATTGTTTCTGGCGACTGGCCGCCGGGCGAGGCGATACCCGCCGAGGGCGCCCTGGCGAAAGAATTCGGCATCGCGCTGGGAACGATCCGACAGGCGATCGCCGTGCTGGTGCAGGAAGGGCTGCTGGAACGCGTGCAGGGCCGGGGCACCTTTGTGCGCAAGGGCCTGACCGGCGCCAGCCCGATGCGTTTCTTCCGCTTCGGCGGTGCCGACGGCGACGCCAAGGTGCCGCGCTCGGAAATCCTGTCGTGCCGCGCCGTGCGCCTGGACAAGGCCATGGCGGAGCGCTTCGAACTGCCATCCGGAGCGCGCGGCCTGGCGATCACGCGCCGCCGCTGGCTGGACGACAAGCCGCGCCTGCTGGAATCGATCTGGCTGCCGCTGCCGCGTTGCGAAGCGCTGCAGCAGTTGCCGGTATGGGAATGGGGCGACCTGCTGTATCCGCTGCTCGGCAGCCAGTGCGGCATCACCGTGCACCGCGCGGTCGACGAGGTCACCTTCCGCACGCTGGCGCATGACGAGGCCGAGTTGCTGGAACTGCCCGATGCGCACCCCTGCGCGGTGGTGACCCGGCACGCCTTCGACCTGCGCGGCACCTGCATCGAATACCGGCTGACCCGGGGCGATGCCTTCGCTTTTCGCTATACCGCTGACATCCGCTGA
- a CDS encoding amidohydrolase family protein yields MNQPETPVVDCHFHTFDAGPAAPSARYRPPYAATLPDWRLLAGALGDPFGVVVQTSFLGTDNSALLAALRAMPARLRGVAVVDPDVSDAALRELDDAGVRGIRLNLYRDPGWQRIGTAPWRALFARIAALGWHVELHTDNGDGSAVLAALDGVLGESGVPVVLDHFGRPGAAGVADPVFSVAAAVRARRQVWVKFSAPYRLVAPGAWRELAQRWLEVVGADRLLWGSDWPWTNHEAGERAGECGETSRWPGTAPAEASLNEALRWRNAAALYGFAIAPGTAD; encoded by the coding sequence ATGAATCAACCCGAAACGCCGGTGGTGGACTGCCACTTCCATACCTTCGATGCCGGCCCGGCAGCGCCCTCCGCTCGCTACCGGCCCCCGTATGCCGCCACGCTGCCGGACTGGCGGCTGCTGGCCGGGGCGCTTGGCGATCCGTTCGGGGTGGTGGTGCAGACCAGCTTCCTCGGCACCGACAACTCCGCGCTGCTGGCGGCGCTGCGCGCCATGCCGGCGCGGCTGCGCGGCGTCGCGGTGGTCGATCCCGACGTATCCGATGCGGCATTGCGCGAACTGGACGACGCCGGCGTGCGCGGCATCCGGTTGAACCTCTATCGCGATCCCGGCTGGCAGCGCATCGGCACAGCGCCGTGGCGCGCATTGTTCGCACGTATCGCCGCGCTGGGCTGGCATGTCGAGCTCCATACCGACAACGGCGACGGCAGCGCGGTGCTGGCCGCGCTGGATGGCGTACTGGGCGAGTCAGGCGTACCGGTGGTGCTCGACCATTTTGGCAGGCCGGGCGCGGCGGGCGTGGCGGACCCGGTGTTCAGCGTGGCCGCGGCGGTGCGAGCGCGTCGGCAGGTGTGGGTCAAGTTCAGCGCGCCATACCGGTTGGTGGCGCCGGGGGCGTGGCGCGAACTGGCGCAGCGCTGGCTGGAAGTGGTCGGTGCCGACCGGCTGCTTTGGGGCAGCGATTGGCCGTGGACCAATCATGAAGCCGGGGAGCGGGCGGGGGAGTGCGGGGAAACCAGCCGCTGGCCCGGAACCGCGCCGGCGGAGGCTTCGCTGAATGAAGCGCTGCGCTGGCGCAATGCCGCGGCGCTCTACGGGTTTGCGATCGCGCCAGGGACGGCGGACTAG
- a CDS encoding DUF2894 domain-containing protein has translation MTEDVAASARAQLDAWRDSDAAGVDPVRFRLIDALARRSAGHDGAVRQMLDARLAALVDSYREAVAQDAARRETAAATEQEATANPIGTLAGLVGYIKANTRAAGIASAPSAPAPRAAAPARAVRPEPEPELVDYFRDTWSRVSVSRQLRQSQAQLPGNAGPLNSDHLVHRALTLMHEVSPGYLEQFFSYVEAMAWLEQLHRGGAPAENEAVRATSAKKTTRARPRKAAG, from the coding sequence GTGACTGAAGACGTCGCCGCAAGCGCACGCGCGCAGCTCGACGCCTGGCGCGACAGCGATGCCGCCGGCGTCGACCCGGTGCGCTTCCGGCTGATCGATGCGCTGGCGCGGCGCTCGGCCGGCCATGACGGCGCGGTGCGGCAGATGCTGGATGCGCGGCTGGCGGCGCTGGTCGACAGCTACCGCGAAGCCGTGGCGCAAGACGCTGCGCGGCGCGAAACGGCCGCAGCAACCGAACAGGAAGCCACCGCAAATCCGATCGGCACGCTTGCCGGACTGGTCGGCTACATCAAGGCTAATACGCGCGCTGCAGGGATCGCGTCCGCACCGAGCGCCCCTGCGCCGCGCGCCGCTGCACCGGCGCGCGCCGTGCGTCCCGAACCCGAGCCGGAACTGGTCGACTATTTCCGCGACACGTGGTCGCGCGTCAGCGTGAGCCGGCAGTTGCGGCAGTCGCAGGCGCAGTTGCCGGGCAATGCCGGACCGCTCAATTCCGACCACCTCGTGCATCGTGCGCTGACGCTGATGCATGAGGTGTCGCCAGGCTACCTGGAGCAGTTCTTCTCGTATGTCGAGGCGATGGCGTGGCTGGAGCAACTGCATCGCGGCGGCGCACCGGCCGAGAACGAAGCGGTGCGGGCCACCAGCGCGAAGAAGACCACCCGCGCCAGGCCGCGCAAGGCGGCGGGCTAG
- a CDS encoding OmpA family protein translates to MKDDYIDAGAEPTVPAWAVFGDLMSVLLGAFVLVLLGVIGVQLELSARLEDEVRQRQEEAQRRQTLEQALAGPLAAGRVTLVNGRIGISGSVLFALNSDQLQPEGRELLRSLAAPLSAYLRTRDEMLMVSGFTDDQQVREGNRRFADNWELSAQRALTVTRALIDAGVPPASLFSAGFGSQQPVTANTDAGSRAKNRRVEIAPVPRVTMGTGKPRD, encoded by the coding sequence ATGAAGGACGACTACATCGACGCCGGCGCCGAGCCGACGGTGCCGGCCTGGGCGGTCTTCGGCGACCTGATGTCGGTGCTGCTGGGCGCGTTCGTGCTGGTGCTGCTGGGCGTCATCGGCGTGCAGCTCGAACTGTCGGCGCGGCTTGAGGACGAGGTGCGGCAGCGGCAGGAAGAAGCGCAGCGCCGCCAGACGCTGGAGCAGGCGCTGGCCGGCCCGCTCGCCGCCGGGCGCGTGACGCTGGTGAACGGGCGCATCGGCATCAGCGGCAGCGTGCTCTTTGCCTTGAACTCCGACCAGCTGCAGCCCGAGGGCCGCGAGCTGTTGCGCAGCCTGGCCGCACCGCTGTCGGCCTACCTGCGCACGCGCGACGAGATGCTGATGGTCAGCGGCTTCACCGACGACCAGCAGGTACGCGAGGGCAACCGCCGCTTCGCCGACAACTGGGAGCTGTCGGCGCAGCGCGCGCTGACCGTGACGCGCGCGCTGATCGATGCCGGCGTGCCGCCCGCTTCGCTGTTCTCCGCGGGCTTCGGCTCGCAGCAGCCGGTCACGGCCAATACCGATGCCGGGAGCCGCGCGAAGAACCGGCGCGTGGAAATCGCGCCGGTGCCGCGCGTGACCATGGGGACGGGGAAGCCGCGTGACTGA
- a CDS encoding DUF802 domain-containing protein, with translation MNRYFFHLVVFLAGLAAMCWIAAGYAGSNALALSVTLLIGACYVAGAHELLRYRQGTLGLAQAVQGLSEAPASLDGWLERLPAGLRNAVRLRVEGERVALPGPALTPYLVGLLVLLGMLGTFLGMVSTLRGTGMALETATDLQAIRASLAAPVKGLGFAFGTSVAGVATSAMLGLLSALCRRERVQAAQALDARIATTLRPYSRSHQRDESFRLLQRQADAMPALVDRLQAMMATMEQQNQAMAERLAASQEAFHGKTETVYTQLAAAVGQSLKDSVADSARAAGTAIQPAVEATMAGLARETAAMRDAVTQSVQQQLEGISARFETSTAGVAGIWNEALASQQRSNEVLTGELRGALDGFAQAFEQRSAGLVEQVAARLETTSASTARAWTEALSQQARTGEKLAADNQQALAAATAAFEQQAASLVCTVGQSHADLQAGLASHDEQRLAAWAGTLGSMTEALRQQWDQASAQAASRQQEISETLAQTAREIAAQAQAHASGTIAEIERLVQAAADAPKAALGMQAELSARDEQRLAAWTDALGNMAAGLRGEWEQASALAASRQQEICAALAQTASDISAQAQAHASGTIAEIERLVQAAADAPKAALALQTELSARDEQRLAAWTEALAAMAATLRQEWQQAGAQTATRQQEICAALAQTAQAISTETQAHASGTLAEIERLVQAAAEAPRAAAALQAELAARDEQRLAAWTGHLDSMAGSLRQQWEQAGSHSASRQQEICDTLAQTARDITAQAEAHASSTIAEVARLMQASAEAPRAAAEVIAELRQKLTEGMARDNTMLEERSRMLETLGTLLDAVNHASTGQRAAVDTLLATTSELLERVGGRFTEQVESETGRLAQAAAQVTGSAVEVASLGEAFGVAVQMFSASNDKLSEQLQRIEAALDKSMARSDEQLAYYVAQAREVVDLSMLSQKQILEDLQHLGGRQAPRAEAA, from the coding sequence ATGAACCGATACTTCTTCCATCTTGTTGTTTTCCTGGCGGGCCTGGCGGCCATGTGCTGGATCGCCGCAGGCTATGCCGGCTCGAATGCGCTGGCGTTGTCGGTCACGCTGCTGATCGGCGCCTGCTACGTGGCCGGCGCGCATGAGCTGCTGCGCTACCGGCAGGGCACGCTGGGGCTGGCGCAGGCGGTGCAGGGGCTGTCCGAAGCGCCGGCAAGCCTGGATGGCTGGCTGGAGCGCCTGCCCGCGGGACTGCGCAACGCGGTGCGCCTGCGCGTCGAGGGCGAGCGCGTAGCGCTGCCGGGGCCGGCGCTGACGCCGTACCTGGTCGGCCTGCTGGTGCTGCTGGGCATGCTCGGCACGTTCCTCGGCATGGTGTCGACGCTGCGCGGCACCGGCATGGCGCTGGAAACCGCGACCGACCTGCAGGCGATCCGCGCGTCGCTGGCGGCGCCGGTGAAGGGGCTGGGCTTCGCCTTCGGCACCTCGGTGGCCGGCGTGGCCACGTCGGCCATGCTGGGGCTGCTGTCGGCCCTGTGCCGGCGCGAACGCGTGCAGGCCGCGCAGGCGCTCGATGCGCGCATCGCCACCACGCTGCGCCCCTATTCCCGCAGCCACCAGCGCGACGAGTCGTTCCGGCTGCTGCAGCGCCAGGCCGATGCCATGCCGGCGCTGGTCGACCGGCTGCAGGCCATGATGGCGACCATGGAGCAGCAGAACCAGGCCATGGCGGAGCGCCTGGCGGCCAGCCAGGAAGCCTTCCACGGCAAGACCGAAACGGTGTACACGCAGCTGGCCGCCGCGGTCGGGCAATCGCTGAAAGACAGCGTTGCCGACAGCGCGCGCGCCGCCGGCACGGCGATCCAGCCGGCCGTGGAAGCGACCATGGCCGGCCTGGCGCGCGAGACCGCCGCCATGCGCGACGCCGTCACGCAGTCCGTGCAGCAGCAGCTCGAAGGCATCTCGGCACGCTTCGAGACCTCGACCGCCGGCGTCGCCGGGATCTGGAACGAAGCGCTGGCCAGCCAGCAGCGCAGCAATGAAGTCCTGACGGGCGAACTGCGCGGCGCGCTCGACGGCTTTGCACAGGCATTCGAGCAACGTTCGGCCGGCCTGGTCGAGCAGGTCGCGGCACGGCTGGAAACAACCTCCGCCAGCACCGCGCGGGCGTGGACCGAGGCCCTGTCGCAGCAGGCCCGCACCGGCGAGAAGCTCGCCGCCGACAACCAGCAGGCGCTGGCCGCCGCCACGGCGGCATTCGAACAGCAGGCGGCGTCGCTGGTGTGCACGGTGGGCCAGTCGCACGCCGACCTGCAGGCGGGCCTGGCATCGCATGACGAGCAGCGCCTGGCTGCGTGGGCCGGCACGCTCGGCAGCATGACCGAGGCGCTGCGCCAGCAGTGGGACCAGGCCAGCGCGCAGGCCGCGAGCCGCCAGCAGGAAATCAGCGAGACGCTGGCGCAGACCGCGCGCGAGATCGCCGCGCAGGCGCAAGCGCATGCCAGCGGCACCATCGCCGAGATCGAGCGGCTGGTGCAGGCCGCCGCCGACGCGCCCAAGGCCGCGCTGGGCATGCAGGCCGAGCTGAGCGCGCGCGACGAACAACGCCTCGCAGCCTGGACCGACGCGCTTGGCAACATGGCCGCCGGACTGCGCGGGGAATGGGAACAGGCGAGCGCACTGGCCGCGAGCCGCCAGCAGGAAATCTGCGCCGCGCTGGCGCAGACTGCCAGCGACATCTCGGCGCAGGCGCAAGCCCACGCCAGCGGCACCATCGCAGAGATCGAGCGTCTGGTGCAGGCTGCCGCCGACGCGCCGAAGGCCGCGCTGGCCCTGCAGACCGAACTGAGCGCGCGCGACGAGCAACGCCTCGCAGCCTGGACCGAAGCCCTCGCCGCGATGGCCGCCACGCTGCGCCAGGAATGGCAGCAGGCGGGCGCGCAGACCGCCACCCGCCAGCAGGAAATCTGCGCAGCACTGGCGCAGACCGCGCAAGCGATTTCCACCGAAACGCAGGCGCACGCCAGCGGCACGCTGGCCGAAATCGAGCGCCTGGTGCAGGCCGCCGCCGAGGCGCCCAGGGCCGCCGCCGCCCTGCAGGCCGAGCTGGCCGCGCGCGACGAACAGCGCCTGGCCGCCTGGACCGGCCACCTCGACAGCATGGCCGGCTCGCTGCGCCAGCAATGGGAACAGGCCGGCAGCCACAGCGCCAGCCGCCAGCAGGAGATCTGCGACACGCTGGCGCAGACCGCGCGCGACATCACCGCGCAGGCCGAGGCGCACGCCAGCAGCACCATCGCCGAAGTCGCGCGCCTGATGCAGGCGTCCGCCGAAGCGCCCAGGGCCGCGGCCGAAGTCATCGCCGAACTGCGCCAGAAGCTCACCGAAGGCATGGCCCGCGACAACACCATGCTGGAAGAGCGCAGCCGCATGCTGGAAACGCTGGGCACGCTGCTCGACGCCGTGAACCACGCCTCCACCGGCCAGCGCGCCGCGGTCGACACGCTGCTCGCGACCACGTCCGAGCTGCTGGAGCGCGTCGGCGGCCGCTTCACCGAGCAGGTAGAGTCCGAGACCGGCCGCCTGGCGCAGGCCGCGGCGCAGGTCACCGGCAGCGCCGTCGAGGTGGCGAGCCTGGGCGAAGCCTTCGGCGTGGCGGTGCAGATGTTCAGCGCCTCCAACGACAAGCTCTCCGAACAGCTGCAGCGCATCGAGGCCGCGCTCGACAAGTCGATGGCGCGCAGCGATGAGCAGCTGGCCTACTACGTGGCGCAGGCGCGCGAGGTGGTCGACCTCAGCATGCTGTCGCAGAAGCAGATCCTGGAAGACCTGCAGCATCTGGGCGGCCGGCAGGCACCGCGCGCAGAGGCGGCATGA
- a CDS encoding DUF3348 domain-containing protein: MSQEPRRTGFSGPTLVRLLARLTDADAPPPATSLSGQLSQWLGWPDAIALSAALKAAPGAGPAVARASGATAEEQECARVRAALSDAIAGDNALAARRRGPGRPSEAVDAQVDFAIYRHRYVSQQQSMETAIGALRGRLRAALSTRAPDMARLAMVDAVMERVLGAREQSVLGSVPTLLEGHFQRLRQAEAAALAEAQAATKPAAAAPVAPGAWLAVFRKDMQSVLLAELEIRFQPVEGLLAALRGS; the protein is encoded by the coding sequence ATGTCCCAAGAGCCCCGGCGCACAGGTTTCAGCGGTCCGACGCTAGTCCGGCTGCTGGCGCGCCTGACCGACGCCGACGCCCCACCTCCTGCAACGTCACTTTCGGGCCAGCTGAGCCAATGGCTGGGCTGGCCGGATGCGATCGCGTTGTCGGCGGCGCTGAAAGCCGCGCCGGGCGCGGGGCCGGCCGTTGCACGTGCCTCCGGCGCCACCGCCGAAGAGCAGGAGTGCGCACGCGTGCGCGCGGCGCTGAGCGACGCCATCGCGGGGGACAACGCCCTCGCCGCACGCCGGCGCGGGCCGGGGCGACCGTCCGAGGCCGTGGATGCGCAGGTGGACTTCGCCATCTACCGCCACCGCTACGTGTCGCAGCAGCAGTCCATGGAAACCGCGATCGGCGCCTTGCGCGGGCGGTTGCGGGCGGCGTTGTCGACGCGTGCGCCGGACATGGCCCGGCTGGCCATGGTCGATGCAGTAATGGAGCGCGTGCTGGGCGCGCGCGAGCAAAGCGTGCTCGGCAGCGTGCCGACCCTGCTGGAAGGGCATTTCCAGCGTTTGCGCCAGGCGGAAGCCGCGGCGCTGGCCGAGGCCCAGGCCGCCACAAAGCCGGCCGCCGCAGCCCCGGTCGCGCCCGGCGCGTGGCTGGCCGTGTTTCGCAAGGATATGCAAAGCGTATTGCTGGCCGAGCTGGAAATACGCTTCCAACCCGTCGAAGGATTGCTCGCCGCGCTGCGCGGCAGCTGA
- a CDS encoding 6,7-dimethyl-8-ribityllumazine synthase has translation MNQPVSAFQRATAPAAGFSLPEGKRIAYIHAQWHADIVHRARDAFVVEMAKLGVAADAIDIYDVPGAFEIPLHAQRLARSGKYAAIVASGFVVDGGIYRHEFVADAVISGLMRVQLDTEIPVFSAVLTPKSFHEHDEHHRFFAEHFVVKGREAAQACVRTVASLQKLAA, from the coding sequence ATGAATCAGCCTGTCTCTGCATTCCAGCGCGCCACCGCACCCGCGGCCGGCTTTTCCCTCCCCGAAGGCAAGCGCATTGCCTACATCCATGCCCAATGGCATGCCGATATCGTCCATCGTGCGCGCGACGCGTTCGTGGTCGAAATGGCAAAGCTCGGCGTCGCCGCGGATGCCATCGATATCTACGATGTCCCCGGGGCCTTCGAAATCCCGCTGCATGCGCAACGGCTTGCCAGGTCCGGCAAGTACGCCGCCATCGTCGCCAGCGGCTTTGTCGTCGACGGTGGCATCTACCGGCATGAATTCGTCGCCGATGCCGTCATCAGCGGCCTGATGCGCGTCCAGCTCGACACCGAGATCCCTGTGTTCTCGGCCGTGCTGACGCCGAAGAGCTTCCATGAGCACGACGAGCACCATCGCTTCTTTGCCGAGCATTTCGTGGTCAAGGGCCGCGAGGCGGCGCAGGCCTGCGTCCGCACGGTGGCGTCGCTGCAGAAGCTGGCGGCCTGA
- a CDS encoding GAF domain-containing protein: MSQATHPAPQAGAPLEDAGSLIAQVNLLCDALRQARGPAAALDAIGAATLRTLGPGLLTINAWHAETARIERLWSSDTAAYPVGGHKTKGDSPWRRQLLERGEVFVGEGDEALAAVFDDVQVIRKLGCTAVVNVPLGYQGPVIGTFNYLADRAIWSAAEVAALRLLAALAVAPVQALTAARR, encoded by the coding sequence GTGAGCCAGGCAACGCACCCGGCCCCGCAAGCCGGCGCACCGCTGGAAGACGCCGGCTCGCTGATCGCGCAGGTCAACCTGCTGTGCGACGCGCTGCGGCAGGCGCGCGGCCCCGCCGCGGCGCTCGACGCGATCGGCGCAGCCACGCTGCGCACGCTCGGCCCCGGCCTGCTGACGATCAATGCCTGGCATGCGGAGACGGCGCGGATCGAACGTCTGTGGTCATCCGACACCGCCGCCTATCCGGTCGGCGGGCACAAGACCAAGGGCGACAGCCCGTGGCGCCGGCAATTGCTGGAGCGCGGTGAGGTCTTTGTCGGCGAGGGCGATGAAGCGCTGGCGGCGGTGTTCGATGACGTGCAGGTGATCCGCAAGCTCGGGTGCACGGCGGTGGTCAATGTGCCGCTGGGCTATCAGGGCCCGGTGATCGGCACCTTCAACTACCTGGCCGATCGCGCCATCTGGTCGGCGGCGGAGGTTGCGGCGCTCAGGCTGCTGGCGGCGCTGGCGGTGGCGCCGGTGCAGGCGCTGACCGCTGCGCGCCGCTGA
- a CDS encoding Bug family tripartite tricarboxylate transporter substrate binding protein: MRAVLKTLLGGVAALAMCLAAPAGASEAWPQKPITLIVPWAAGGSTDILARVLSEHLTRSLGQPVIVDNKPGASGNIGSAMVARARPDGYTLLVGSMSTHAMNPALMSNMPFRGVDDFTPLGLLAYVTNTMVVHPSVPAQNVKELAAYAKANPGKLAYASAGPGSTNHLSAVLFEKMAGIRMLHVPYKGGAPAVVDTVAGQTQLLFSAGTQTLPHVKAGKLRLLAVTESKRSPLLPNVPTVAETLPGYELAVWYGAFGPKDMPAELTARLNREINAVMALPEVKAKMNAIGVETATSTPQQFATILRRDADRYGKLIRELGIQGE; encoded by the coding sequence ATGCGCGCAGTACTGAAAACCCTGCTGGGCGGCGTGGCCGCGCTGGCGATGTGCCTGGCGGCCCCGGCCGGCGCCAGCGAAGCCTGGCCGCAGAAGCCGATCACGCTGATCGTGCCCTGGGCCGCCGGCGGCTCGACCGATATCCTGGCGCGCGTGCTGTCCGAGCACCTGACGCGCTCGCTCGGCCAGCCGGTGATCGTCGACAACAAGCCGGGCGCGTCCGGCAACATCGGCTCGGCCATGGTGGCGCGCGCCAGGCCGGACGGCTACACGCTGCTGGTGGGCTCGATGAGCACCCACGCCATGAACCCGGCGCTGATGTCCAACATGCCGTTCCGCGGCGTGGATGACTTCACGCCGCTGGGCCTGCTGGCTTACGTGACCAACACCATGGTGGTCCACCCCTCGGTGCCGGCGCAGAACGTGAAGGAGCTGGCGGCCTACGCCAAGGCCAATCCGGGCAAGCTCGCCTACGCCAGCGCGGGTCCGGGCTCCACCAACCACCTCAGCGCGGTGCTGTTCGAGAAGATGGCCGGCATCCGGATGCTGCACGTGCCGTACAAGGGCGGCGCGCCGGCGGTGGTCGATACCGTGGCCGGGCAGACCCAGCTGCTGTTCTCGGCGGGCACGCAGACGCTGCCGCACGTCAAGGCAGGCAAGCTGCGCCTGCTGGCCGTGACCGAGAGCAAGCGCTCGCCGCTGCTGCCCAACGTGCCGACCGTGGCCGAGACCCTGCCCGGCTATGAGCTGGCAGTCTGGTATGGCGCCTTCGGGCCGAAGGACATGCCCGCCGAGCTGACGGCACGGCTCAATCGCGAGATCAACGCCGTGATGGCGCTGCCTGAAGTGAAAGCCAAGATGAACGCCATCGGCGTTGAAACCGCGACCTCCACGCCGCAGCAGTTCGCCACCATCCTGCGCCGCGATGCCGACCGCTACGGCAAGCTGATCCGCGAGCTGGGCATCCAGGGGGAATGA